A window of Cucurbita pepo subsp. pepo cultivar mu-cu-16 chromosome LG06, ASM280686v2, whole genome shotgun sequence contains these coding sequences:
- the LOC111797359 gene encoding extensin-2-like, whose product SPPPPVYSSPPPPVYYSPPPPVYKSPPPPAYSSPPPPVYYSPPPPVYKSPPPPVYPSPPPPVYYSPPPPVYKSPPPPVYSSPPPPVYYSPPPPVYKSPPPPVYPSPPPPVYYAPPPIYPSPPPPVYYSPPPPVYKSPPPPVYSSPPPPVYYSPPPPVYKSPPPPVYSSPPPPVYYSPPPVYPSPPPPVYYSPPPPVYKSPPPPVYPSPPPPVYYSPPPPVYKSPPPPVYSSPPPPVYYSPPPPVYKSPPPPVYPSPPPPVYYSPPPPVYKSPPPPVYSSPPPPVYYSPPPPVYKSPPPPVYSSPPPPVYYSPPPPVYKSPPPPVYPSPPPPVYYSPPPPVYKSPPPPVYSSPPPPVYYSPPPPVYKSPPPPVYSSPPPPVYYSPPPPVYKSPPPPVYSSPPPPVYYSPPPPVYKSPPPPVYSSPPPPVYYSPPPPVYKYLPPPVYSSPPPPVYKYLPPPVYSSPPSPVYKYLPPPVYKYLPPPVYYSSPPTKYIYNSPPPPLYF is encoded by the coding sequence TCTCCTCCTCCGCCAGTATACTCGTCTCCTCCGCCTCCCGTGTACtactctcctcctccacctgTCTATAAATCACCCCCTCCACCAGCCTACTCGTCTCCTCCACCGCCTGTGTACtactctcctcctccacctgTCTACAaatctccaccaccaccagtTTACCCGTCTCCTCCACCTCCCGTGTACtactctcctcctccacctgTTTACAaatctccaccaccaccagtTTACtcgtctcctccacctccGGTGTATtattctcctcctccacctgTCTATAAatctccaccaccaccggTATACCcgtctcctccacctcctGTGTACTACGCTCCTCCACCTATCTACCCATCTCCTCCACCTCCCGTGTACtactctcctccaccacctgtCTATAAATCTCCTCCTCCGCCAGTCTATtcgtctcctccacctccCGTGTACtactctcctccaccacctgtctataaatctcctcctccaccaGTCTACtcgtctcctccacctcctGTGTACTACTCTCCTCCACCTGTCTACCcgtctcctccacctcctGTGTACtactctcctccaccacctgtCTATAAATCTCCACCACCGCCGGTCTACCCATCTCCTCCACCTCCGGTGTATtactctcctccaccacctgtCTATAAATCTCCCCCTCCACCAGTCTACtcgtctcctccacctcctGTGTACtactctcctccaccacctgtCTATAAATCTCCACCACCGCCGGTCTACCCATCTCCTCCACCTCCGGTGTATtactctcctccaccacctgtCTATAAATCTCCCCCTCCACCAGTCTACtcgtctcctccacctcctGTGTACtactctcctccaccacctgtCTATAAATCTCCACCACCGCCAGTCTACtcgtctcctccacctcctGTGTACtactctcctccaccacctgtCTATAAATCTCCACCACCGCCGGTCTACCCATCTCCTCCACCTCCGGTGTATtactctcctccaccacctgtCTACAAATCTCCCCCTCCACCAGTCTACtcgtctcctccacctccCGTGTACtactctcctccaccacctgtCTACAAATCTCCACCTCCTCCAGTGTACtcgtctcctccacctcctGTCTATtactctcctccaccacctgtCTATAAATCTCCCCCTCCACCAGTCTACtcgtctcctccacctccCGTGTACtactctcctcctccacctgTCTATAAATCTCCTCCTCCGCCAGTCTACtcgtctcctccacctcctGTGTACtactctcctccaccaccCGTCTACAAATATCTTCCACCACCCGTTTACtcgtctcctccacctcctGTCTACAAATATCTTCCACCACCCGTTTACTCGTCTCCTCCATCTCCCGTCTATAAATATCTTCCACCACCCGTCTACAAATATCTTCCACCACCCGTCTACTACTCTTCACCACCAACAAAGTACATTTACAATTCACCTCCGCCACCTTTGTACTTTTAG
- the LOC111797174 gene encoding uncharacterized protein LOC111797174 — protein sequence MAMVNGVKSCAKLLKSSESLLVKSANRGIHSTGVKKMGGHAHGHDEPYYLHAKHMYNLDRMKHQKLTMTLGVLTAFSIGVGVPIFAVVFQQKKTASG from the exons ATGGCCATGGTCAATGGAGTGAAATCATGCGCAAAGCTGCTGAAGTCTTCAGAATCATTGTTGGTGAAATCAG CTAATCGAGGGATTCACTCAACTGGTGTGAAGAAAATGGGAGGACATGCTCATGGACATGATGAACCATATTATTTGCACGCCAAGCATATGTACAACTTGGACAGGATGAAACATCAGAAGCTGACCATGACGCTTGGAGTACTCACTGCATTCAGCATTGGTGTGGGCGTTCCAATCTTTGCAGTCGTCTTTCAGCAAAAGAAGACGGCCTCTGGATGA
- the LOC111797173 gene encoding extensin-3-like: protein MGPPSIIVHLVIAVFVAALSLSTTSAEGYDDYYSPPPPVYYSPPPPVKYSSPPRVYYSPPPPKKDDEDKSPPPPSPKKSPPPKKTPPPPEVKKSPPPPPPRKKSPPPPAPKKSPPPPPPRKKSPPPPSPKKSPPPPPPKKSPPPPPKKSPPRSEPKKSPPPPSPEYKWPPPPPSPYY from the coding sequence ATGGGTCCTCCGTCTATCATTGTCCATCTTGTTATCGCAGTTTTCGTGGCAGCTTTAAGCTTATCAACCACATCTGCTGAAGGCTACGACGACTACTattctcctccaccacctgtCTACtactctcctcctccaccGGTCAAATACTCTTCTCCACCACGTGTCTACTACTCTCCTCCACCTCCTAAGAAGGACGATGAGGACaaatctcctccaccaccgtCGCCAAAGAAGTCTCCTCCCCCAAAAAAGACACCCCCTCCGCCAGAGGTAAAGAAGTCTCCTCCGCCACCACCTCCACGAAAGAAGTCACCCCCTCCACCAGCACCAAAGAaatctcctcctccaccaccaccacgaAAGAAGTCCCCGCCTCCACCATCGCCAAAGAAGTCTcctccaccgccaccgccgaagaagtctcctccaccacctccaAAGAAGTCGCCACCCCGATCAGAACCAAAGaagtctcctccaccacccTCGCCCGAGTACAAGTGGCCTCCTCCCCCACCATCGCCGTACTACTAG